The proteins below come from a single Streptomyces sp. M92 genomic window:
- a CDS encoding amidohydrolase: MRPQLPAPPDTGLATGLAAHLPHWEEVYRELHAHPELAFEEHRTAAAVVRELSRLAGWDVTGQVGGTGVVAVLRNGDGPVVWLRADMDALPVHEATDLPYASRAAGVMHACGHDVHVAALLGACRQLAAHPETWQGTVVALFQPAEEVGRGARAMLDDGVLDRFPRPEVVLGQHVGPLPAGLVITRPGTVMAAADSVRVTLHGAGAHASTPHLAVDPVVMAAAVVMRLQTLSARFAPLAPSPLLTVGAVHAGTVPNVIPHTAELLCSLRTFDERTREEALTGLGRIVRAEAQAQDAPAPPDIQTYDSFPLTVNDADATERVLKALESAGTLGHVLPAPLSASEDFGRFATAAGCPSVLYHFGGADPAGFDAGAVAALERGALPPGTVMNHSPHYAPSAPHAVAAGVRHLLTAAGAWLSAPATDDSPGRTAP, from the coding sequence ATGCGTCCACAGCTTCCCGCTCCGCCTGACACCGGCCTGGCCACCGGCCTGGCGGCTCACCTCCCGCACTGGGAGGAGGTCTACCGCGAGCTGCACGCCCACCCCGAACTCGCCTTCGAGGAACACCGCACCGCGGCCGCCGTCGTGCGCGAGTTGTCCCGCCTCGCCGGCTGGGACGTGACGGGCCAGGTCGGCGGCACCGGTGTGGTGGCCGTGCTGCGCAACGGCGACGGGCCGGTGGTGTGGCTCAGGGCGGACATGGACGCCCTGCCCGTGCACGAGGCGACCGATCTGCCCTACGCCTCCAGGGCGGCGGGCGTCATGCACGCCTGCGGTCACGACGTCCACGTGGCCGCCCTGCTGGGCGCCTGCCGGCAGCTGGCCGCGCATCCCGAGACCTGGCAGGGGACCGTGGTCGCCCTCTTCCAGCCCGCGGAAGAGGTGGGCCGCGGGGCCCGGGCGATGCTCGACGACGGAGTCCTCGACCGGTTCCCCCGCCCCGAGGTGGTCCTCGGCCAGCACGTGGGTCCACTGCCCGCGGGGCTGGTGATCACCAGACCGGGCACCGTCATGGCCGCGGCGGACAGTGTCCGTGTCACCCTGCACGGCGCGGGAGCCCACGCCTCCACACCCCACCTCGCCGTCGACCCCGTGGTGATGGCGGCCGCCGTGGTCATGCGGCTGCAGACGCTCTCGGCCCGGTTCGCGCCGCTGGCTCCGTCTCCCCTCCTCACCGTCGGGGCCGTGCACGCCGGCACCGTCCCGAACGTCATCCCGCACACAGCGGAACTGCTCTGCAGCCTCCGGACCTTCGACGAGCGGACCCGCGAGGAGGCCCTCACCGGTCTGGGGCGCATCGTCCGCGCGGAGGCACAGGCACAGGACGCCCCCGCGCCGCCGGACATCCAGACGTACGACTCCTTTCCCCTGACGGTCAACGACGCGGACGCCACCGAACGCGTCCTGAAGGCCCTGGAGTCCGCAGGCACGCTGGGTCACGTCCTGCCCGCTCCCCTCTCGGCCAGCGAGGACTTCGGCCGCTTCGCGACGGCCGCCGGCTGCCCGTCGGTCCTCTACCACTTCGGCGGCGCCGACCCCGCCGGCTTCGACGCCGGGGCCGTCGCCGCCCTGGAACGCGGAGCGCTCCCGCCGGGCACGGTCATGAACCACTCCCCCCACTACGCACCCTCCGCACCCCACGCCGTGGCCGCCGGGGTCCGCCATCTCCTCACCGCCGCCGGGGCGTGGCTGAGTGCGCCCGCGACCGACGACTCTCCCGGAAGGACCGCCCCATGA
- a CDS encoding OsmC family protein, producing the protein MSEHSERSVVVERTSSGQFLATNARGGSISFGTSSDSGENTGFTPVELFLAAIGGCSAVDVDVATGRHAEPTRFSVTVTGDKVSDDLGNRMTNLAVTFTVAFPEDEGAERARAILPRAVKASHDRLCTVSRTVEIGTPVTTTVNDV; encoded by the coding sequence ATGAGCGAACACTCGGAGCGTTCCGTCGTCGTCGAACGCACCAGCAGCGGCCAGTTCCTGGCGACCAACGCCCGCGGCGGATCGATCAGTTTCGGTACGTCCTCGGACAGCGGCGAGAACACCGGATTCACCCCGGTCGAGTTGTTCCTGGCCGCGATCGGCGGCTGCTCGGCTGTGGACGTCGACGTCGCCACCGGCCGTCACGCGGAGCCCACCCGGTTCTCGGTGACGGTCACCGGGGACAAGGTCAGCGACGACCTGGGCAACCGCATGACGAACCTAGCGGTCACCTTCACCGTGGCTTTCCCGGAGGACGAGGGAGCGGAGCGCGCCCGCGCGATCCTGCCCCGCGCGGTGAAGGCGTCCCACGACCGGCTCTGCACCGTGAGCAGGACCGTCGAGATCGGCACACCCGTGACCACGACGGTCAACGACGTCTGA
- a CDS encoding MFS transporter, which yields MHRTTRTTAVLLFVAWAVDYIDRQVINLALPSIGDTFGLSHGQRGMILSAFFVTYALTQIPAGLIAGRFGGVRVMCVALALWSLFTGLTAVAWSFAALLVFRCLFGVAQGLFPAAALEALSRRSVPEQRLTANGWVQSSNAVGGLLAAVLGGLLLAHWDWRVMFVAVSVLGLGVVVAIRRWMPAPLPAERTGPVLRRGGKGASALLRSPVVWGFAVMFFAYDTVVWGLNSWSASYLIEERGLRVSDAGLVSLAPTLCAAVAAVVGGRLSDRFEGRPRRIVVPAMSAAAALLVVLPLTTSLGGFVVVGTLISAVIGLCYMPCFSVPLRSLPPDLAGAASGVILFGGQLSGIVVPTLFGHVVDVWSYRVAFWSLALGPVLAITAVLCLPQTSHRFLARLRAVVGDIRTKEDDSDASTASRSA from the coding sequence GTGCACCGAACCACCCGTACCACCGCGGTCCTGCTCTTCGTCGCCTGGGCCGTGGACTACATAGACCGACAGGTCATCAACCTGGCCCTGCCGTCGATCGGTGACACCTTCGGCCTGTCCCACGGCCAGCGGGGCATGATCCTCTCCGCGTTCTTCGTCACGTACGCGCTGACGCAGATTCCCGCAGGCCTGATCGCGGGCCGTTTCGGCGGGGTGCGGGTGATGTGCGTGGCGCTCGCCCTGTGGTCCTTGTTCACCGGGCTCACGGCCGTCGCCTGGTCCTTCGCCGCCCTGCTGGTCTTCCGCTGCCTGTTCGGGGTGGCCCAGGGACTGTTCCCGGCTGCCGCGCTGGAAGCGCTCAGCCGCCGCAGCGTTCCCGAGCAGCGGCTCACGGCCAACGGCTGGGTGCAGAGTTCCAACGCGGTCGGTGGTCTGCTGGCCGCCGTGCTGGGCGGGCTGCTGCTGGCGCACTGGGACTGGCGGGTGATGTTCGTCGCCGTCTCCGTGCTGGGACTCGGGGTCGTGGTCGCGATCCGGCGCTGGATGCCTGCCCCGCTTCCGGCCGAACGGACCGGTCCCGTCCTGCGGCGCGGCGGCAAGGGCGCCTCCGCCCTGCTGCGCTCCCCGGTCGTCTGGGGCTTCGCGGTGATGTTCTTCGCGTACGACACCGTGGTGTGGGGCCTCAACAGCTGGAGCGCCTCCTATCTGATCGAGGAGCGCGGTCTGCGGGTGAGCGACGCCGGGCTCGTGTCCCTGGCTCCGACGCTCTGCGCGGCGGTCGCCGCCGTCGTCGGCGGGCGGCTGTCCGACCGGTTCGAGGGCCGGCCCCGCCGCATCGTCGTCCCGGCCATGTCCGCCGCCGCCGCTCTGCTCGTCGTACTGCCGCTCACCACCTCGCTGGGCGGGTTCGTGGTGGTGGGCACGCTCATCAGCGCGGTGATCGGCCTGTGCTACATGCCCTGCTTCTCGGTGCCCCTGCGCAGTCTTCCCCCGGACCTGGCGGGTGCCGCGTCGGGCGTCATCCTCTTCGGCGGGCAGCTCTCCGGGATCGTGGTGCCCACCCTGTTCGGCCATGTGGTCGACGTCTGGTCCTACCGGGTCGCCTTCTGGTCGCTGGCCCTCGGGCCGGTTCTCGCGATCACGGCCGTGCTCTGCCTGCCCCAGACCTCCCACCGTTTCCTGGCGCGTCTTCGCGCCGTCGTCGGCGACATCCGTACGAAGGAGGACGACAGCGATGCGTCCACAGCTTCCCGCTCCGCCTGA